In Methylotenera sp. L2L1, the following proteins share a genomic window:
- a CDS encoding protein-L-isoaspartate O-methyltransferase family protein, with protein MTQTAKTVEPHAPVQFNAKFNIAEARFNMIEQQIRTWEVLDPVVLAVLDKVPRENFVAESQVGLAFADVELPIGEDQTMLSPKLEGRILQALNIKKTDKVLLVGTGSGYLAALLATLAQHVHAVEIYPELSNTAQYRLQAQGIHNVTLYVGDAANGFAAAAPYDVIVFAGSLPLRPIAAEKMLNVGGRLFAVVGGSPIMEATVTERVSEGSYRHETIFETCLPVLENAPQATKFAF; from the coding sequence ATGACACAAACAGCAAAAACCGTAGAACCGCATGCACCTGTTCAATTTAATGCCAAATTTAATATAGCTGAAGCCAGATTTAACATGATTGAGCAGCAAATTCGCACTTGGGAGGTGTTAGACCCAGTCGTGCTAGCAGTGTTAGATAAAGTGCCACGCGAAAACTTTGTTGCAGAATCTCAGGTGGGTTTGGCTTTTGCAGATGTTGAGTTGCCAATTGGTGAAGACCAAACCATGCTGTCGCCAAAGCTGGAAGGCCGTATTCTGCAAGCTTTAAATATTAAAAAGACAGACAAAGTATTGCTGGTAGGCACCGGTAGCGGTTATTTAGCAGCATTGCTGGCTACTCTAGCGCAGCATGTGCATGCGGTTGAAATCTACCCAGAGCTGTCTAATACTGCGCAATATCGCTTACAAGCGCAAGGTATCCACAATGTGACGCTTTACGTGGGTGATGCGGCTAACGGTTTCGCGGCCGCTGCTCCTTACGATGTGATTGTGTTTGCTGGCTCATTGCCGTTACGCCCAATTGCAGCAGAAAAAATGTTAAACGTAGGTGGCCGTTTGTTTGCGGTAGTAGGCGGCTCTCCAATCATGGAAGCAACCGTCACCGAGCGAGTAAGCGAAGGTTCGTACCGTCATGAAACGATATTTGAAACCTGCTTACCAGTGTTAGAGAATGCACCACAGGCAACCAAGTTTGCTTTTTAA
- a CDS encoding ATP-dependent nuclease — protein MQLESIQIKNYRSIEDITFDINVLDDGSYTFGLIGVNEAGKSSILKAMSLKDSLVALSPKDFNDKTKKIEVLYKYRLSEIDVTEDFSALLEDDTPPTILTAHPFAPNDLVGFKISFLIATPSVPVYEFLYSNKKADLANVIGVTKSFFEKMHQTVFWTAKGEYLISEAVNLTAFAANPAISIPLKNCFLLAEIDDIQARVSSISGDSTEKEELEEQLGKAVTEHILAVWPGHPIKITFDIDGELINFHVKDTNVKGKAKTAGQRSDGFKQFISFLLTVSAEDRNDELENCLLLLDEPETHLHPKAQEDFLSELKKITTNKRGNVVIFATHSNYMIDKAKLSRNFKVIKENVSTFIEEINTKNSTFASVNYEVFGIVSSDYHNELYGFLHQKFQDEDQTDDKREKVLVFDTQFLHERNKLPKDKPWKGNLKQATLSTYIRNCIHHPDNGDTYTQSELKSSIESMKRLAK, from the coding sequence ATGCAACTTGAATCAATACAAATAAAGAATTATCGTAGTATTGAAGATATTACCTTTGATATAAATGTATTAGATGATGGCTCATATACTTTTGGATTAATTGGAGTTAATGAGGCAGGGAAATCAAGTATATTAAAAGCAATGAGCTTGAAAGATTCTTTAGTTGCTTTAAGTCCAAAAGATTTCAATGATAAAACTAAAAAGATAGAAGTTTTATATAAGTATCGATTGAGTGAGATTGATGTTACTGAAGACTTCAGCGCATTATTAGAAGACGATACCCCTCCGACGATTTTAACAGCACACCCTTTTGCACCTAATGACTTAGTAGGCTTTAAGATTTCATTTTTAATTGCGACACCATCTGTACCAGTTTATGAGTTTCTTTATTCTAATAAAAAGGCTGATTTGGCAAATGTTATTGGTGTTACTAAGTCTTTTTTTGAAAAAATGCATCAAACAGTTTTTTGGACTGCAAAAGGTGAATACTTAATCTCAGAAGCAGTAAATTTAACCGCATTTGCAGCAAATCCAGCAATTTCGATCCCGTTGAAAAATTGTTTTCTTCTGGCTGAAATAGACGATATACAAGCTCGAGTATCAAGTATATCTGGGGATTCAACGGAAAAGGAAGAGTTAGAAGAGCAACTTGGTAAGGCTGTGACTGAGCATATATTAGCAGTTTGGCCAGGTCATCCAATTAAAATCACATTTGATATTGACGGGGAGTTAATAAACTTCCATGTTAAAGACACTAATGTAAAAGGTAAGGCAAAGACAGCCGGTCAGAGAAGTGATGGCTTTAAGCAGTTCATTTCATTTTTACTTACTGTTTCTGCAGAAGATAGAAATGACGAATTAGAAAATTGCTTATTGCTACTTGATGAACCAGAAACGCATTTACATCCTAAAGCGCAAGAAGATTTTTTAAGTGAGTTGAAAAAGATAACAACAAATAAAAGAGGTAATGTCGTCATTTTTGCAACTCATTCTAATTACATGATTGATAAGGCAAAGTTAAGTAGAAACTTTAAAGTTATTAAGGAAAATGTCAGCACTTTTATAGAGGAAATTAACACAAAAAATTCAACTTTTGCCAGCGTGAATTATGAGGTTTTTGGGATAGTTAGTTCAGATTATCACAATGAGCTATATGGATTTCTTCACCAAAAATTTCAGGATGAAGACCAAACTGATGATAAAAGGGAAAAAGTTTTAGTATTTGATACTCAGTTTTTACATGAAAGAAATAAGCTTCCTAAGGATAAGCCTTGGAAAGGGAATTTAAAACAAGCAACTCTTTCAACCTATATTAGGAATTGTATTCATCATCCTGATAATGGCGATACTTATACTCAAAGTGAATTAAAAAGTTCTATTGAATCAATGAAAAGGTTAGCCAAGTAG
- a CDS encoding adenosylcobalamin-dependent ribonucleoside-diphosphate reductase — MLKAVDTAKNSSTEVEKEIPIQPVSLDIWDKKYRLKSKQGENVDQDMDASYLRVARALADVETTEEKRAEWHEKFLWALRRGAIPAGRITSNAGALEHKPATSTINCTVSGVISDSMDDILGKVHEAGLTLKAGCGIGYEFSTLRPKGAFVAGAGAYTSGPLSFMDIYDKMCFTVSSAGGRRGAQMATFDISHPDVTDFIKAKRENGRLRQFNLSCLITKEFMEAVKADAEWKLAFPVTEKEAIVDALNTNDESQVVWREWPVKGKYLTKTDGVDAGKVACRVYKTIKARRLWDVIMSSTYDFAEPGFILIDRVNEMNNNWFCENIRATNPCGEQPLPPYGACLLGSVNLTRFVKKPFTDEAYFDWKEYREVVAIFTRMLDNVVEINGLPLQQQRDEIMRKRRHGMGYLGLGSSLTMMKMKYGEDESIKFTEEVTRVMAEEGWSVGVQLAEEKGAAPIMDEKFEVTADMLAKRPEMAADGIKVGQKIAGKVLLGKYSRYMQQFPEGLRNQIATKGVRFTHHSSIAPTGTISLSLANNASNGIEPSFAHHYARNVIREGKKSKEKVDVFSYELLAYRELINPNAMPFSDKPEEQLPEYFLDSSTIMAKAHVDIQAASQKWIDSSISKTINVPTDYDFEDFKNIYLYAYDKGLKGCTTFRFNPEAFQGVLVTEKDLESTTYKFTLEDGTEIEAKGNDEIEYDGEIHSAANLYDALKEGYYGKF; from the coding sequence ATGCTAAAAGCCGTAGATACTGCTAAGAATTCAAGTACAGAGGTTGAAAAAGAGATTCCTATTCAACCTGTTTCATTGGATATTTGGGATAAAAAATATCGTTTGAAATCTAAGCAGGGCGAAAATGTTGATCAAGACATGGATGCTTCATATCTACGCGTAGCACGTGCCTTAGCCGATGTAGAAACCACAGAAGAAAAACGTGCTGAATGGCATGAGAAATTCTTATGGGCATTGCGCCGCGGTGCTATCCCAGCGGGTCGTATTACTTCAAACGCCGGTGCGTTAGAGCATAAGCCAGCCACTTCTACTATCAACTGTACGGTTTCTGGCGTGATATCAGACAGCATGGATGATATTTTAGGCAAAGTGCACGAGGCAGGCTTAACGCTAAAAGCAGGTTGCGGTATTGGTTACGAGTTCTCAACCTTGCGTCCAAAAGGTGCGTTTGTGGCGGGTGCAGGTGCTTACACCAGCGGCCCATTATCTTTCATGGATATCTACGACAAAATGTGCTTCACCGTATCTTCTGCGGGTGGCCGTCGTGGTGCGCAAATGGCAACCTTTGATATCTCACACCCAGATGTAACTGACTTCATCAAAGCAAAACGTGAAAATGGCCGTTTACGCCAATTTAACTTGTCATGCCTAATCACTAAAGAGTTCATGGAAGCAGTAAAAGCGGATGCTGAGTGGAAACTAGCATTCCCTGTGACAGAAAAAGAAGCGATTGTGGATGCTTTAAATACCAACGATGAAAGCCAAGTGGTATGGCGCGAGTGGCCAGTCAAAGGTAAATATCTGACTAAAACTGATGGTGTAGATGCAGGCAAAGTAGCATGCCGCGTTTACAAAACTATCAAAGCTCGCCGTTTGTGGGATGTGATTATGTCCTCTACTTACGACTTTGCTGAGCCAGGCTTTATCTTGATCGACCGCGTGAACGAAATGAACAACAACTGGTTCTGCGAAAACATCCGCGCCACCAACCCATGCGGCGAGCAACCATTACCACCCTATGGCGCTTGCTTGCTAGGTTCAGTAAACCTCACCCGCTTTGTGAAAAAACCATTCACCGATGAAGCCTATTTCGACTGGAAAGAATACCGCGAAGTAGTCGCGATTTTCACCCGTATGCTAGATAACGTGGTGGAAATCAACGGCTTGCCATTACAGCAACAGCGCGATGAAATCATGCGCAAACGCCGTCACGGCATGGGTTACTTAGGTTTAGGTTCAAGCCTCACCATGATGAAAATGAAGTACGGTGAAGACGAGTCAATCAAGTTCACAGAAGAAGTAACTCGCGTGATGGCTGAAGAAGGCTGGAGCGTTGGTGTGCAATTGGCCGAAGAAAAAGGCGCCGCACCGATCATGGACGAGAAGTTTGAAGTGACGGCAGATATGCTGGCAAAACGTCCAGAAATGGCAGCAGACGGCATTAAAGTCGGTCAAAAAATCGCAGGTAAAGTATTGTTGGGTAAATACAGCCGCTATATGCAGCAGTTCCCAGAAGGTTTACGTAACCAAATCGCTACTAAAGGCGTACGCTTTACGCACCACAGCTCAATTGCGCCAACGGGCACCATTTCATTATCATTGGCTAATAATGCAAGCAACGGCATCGAGCCATCATTCGCGCATCACTACGCACGTAACGTGATTCGTGAAGGTAAAAAATCAAAAGAGAAAGTCGATGTGTTCTCTTATGAGTTGTTAGCTTACCGTGAGTTGATCAACCCAAATGCAATGCCATTTAGCGACAAGCCAGAAGAACAATTGCCAGAATACTTCCTAGATTCTTCAACCATCATGGCAAAAGCGCATGTGGATATTCAAGCCGCATCACAAAAATGGATTGATAGCTCAATTTCAAAAACCATTAACGTGCCGACTGATTATGATTTTGAAGACTTCAAAAACATCTATCTATACGCATACGATAAAGGCCTAAAAGGTTGCACAACATTCAGATTTAACCCTGAAGCGTTCCAAGGCGTATTGGTGACAGAAAAGGACTTAGAAAGCACCACTTACAAATTTACCTTAGAAGACGGCACTGAAATTGAAGCCAAAGGTAATGATGAGATTGAATATGATGGTGAGATTCATAGCGCAGCTAACTTATATGATGCATTAAAAGAAGGCTACTACGGTAAATTCTAG
- a CDS encoding NrdJb, whose translation MAIKIEKKIVSYNLVSEEDKAKAAEAKVAEASTNVVQLGEPLGRPEKLVGNTYKIKTPVTEHALYITINDIVMNEGTPQEHRRPFEVFINSKNMEHFQWIVALTRVMSAVFRKGGDVTFLVEELKSVFEPSGGYFKKGGKFVPSLVAEIGEVVEQHLQEIGMLKKPGLDQHQQKLVEEKKAEYLEKHAKSGEEVNEEGFPKGAQLCKKCNTKASIIMDGCLTCLNCGESKCG comes from the coding sequence ATGGCGATTAAAATTGAAAAGAAAATTGTTAGCTACAACCTAGTGTCAGAAGAAGACAAAGCAAAAGCTGCCGAAGCCAAAGTAGCAGAAGCTAGCACTAACGTTGTACAACTAGGTGAGCCACTAGGCCGCCCAGAGAAATTGGTAGGCAACACCTACAAAATTAAAACACCAGTCACCGAGCACGCGCTTTACATCACCATTAACGATATCGTGATGAACGAAGGCACGCCACAAGAACATCGCCGCCCGTTTGAAGTGTTTATCAACTCCAAAAACATGGAGCACTTTCAATGGATTGTGGCGCTAACGCGCGTGATGTCAGCCGTATTCCGTAAAGGCGGCGACGTGACTTTCTTGGTAGAAGAGCTTAAAAGCGTATTTGAACCAAGTGGCGGCTACTTCAAAAAAGGCGGCAAGTTTGTACCTAGCCTAGTGGCAGAAATCGGTGAAGTAGTAGAACAACACTTGCAAGAAATCGGCATGCTTAAAAAGCCAGGTCTAGACCAACACCAACAAAAATTGGTAGAAGAGAAAAAAGCAGAATACCTGGAAAAACACGCTAAATCAGGTGAGGAAGTAAACGAAGAAGGCTTCCCAAAAGGTGCGCAGCTTTGTAAGAAATGTAACACCAAGGCTAGCATTATTATGGACGGTTGTTTGACTTGCTTGAATTGTGGTGAAAGTAAGTGCGGTTAA
- a CDS encoding isochorismatase family protein translates to MQYPTQKASVTLSQFALVDVQTKLTVAMPVSEMQAVIKNCGILLQAANMLNVAYIVTEQYPKGLGHTVPELSALVQPLQPVEKVSFSCAAEPKFNRQLTRDHSQIVLAGMEAHICILQTALDLVSMGKQVFVVEDAIISRNPANKANAIERMRNAGCVITNTESLVFEWLGVAEGDAFKAISKLIR, encoded by the coding sequence GTGCAATATCCAACTCAAAAGGCTAGTGTTACATTAAGCCAGTTCGCGCTTGTGGATGTGCAGACTAAGCTAACGGTGGCGATGCCTGTGAGCGAGATGCAAGCCGTGATTAAAAATTGCGGTATCTTGTTGCAGGCGGCCAATATGCTGAATGTGGCTTATATTGTCACTGAGCAATATCCAAAAGGTTTGGGGCATACCGTGCCGGAGCTCTCGGCCTTGGTTCAACCCCTGCAGCCTGTTGAAAAGGTTTCTTTTTCCTGTGCTGCAGAGCCTAAGTTTAATCGGCAATTGACGCGCGATCATTCGCAAATTGTGCTGGCTGGCATGGAGGCGCATATTTGTATTTTGCAAACAGCGCTTGATTTAGTGAGCATGGGTAAACAGGTGTTTGTGGTAGAAGATGCCATCATTTCTCGCAACCCAGCCAATAAGGCCAATGCCATCGAAAGAATGCGTAACGCAGGCTGTGTGATTACTAATACAGAGTCGCTGGTGTTTGAGTGGCTAGGTGTGGCTGAAGGCGACGCATTCAAGGCGATTAGTAAGCTGATTCGCTAG
- a CDS encoding TolC family outer membrane protein, producing the protein MLKISQTLIKLAVLLLAFAPYAHADDKAYSLIEVYQQALENDPTLASALSANQAAQEAIEQAKALYRPTLTLNAGANATQTDIRFLTGFNPFRAEGRSNFEGYNYGVQARQPIYRKDSLVQIDQSKVQVSQADKQLNLSKQDLMLRVTQAYFDVLLAQDKIELIVAQKAAILSQLEQAKANFEVGTATITDVNEAQARFDLVFAQEIAAINEHQIAKHAVQAITGKIPQKLATVKANMATTSLAQGLDKWLEVATQNNLNIQIQQDALAISTQEVERLRAGHLPTLDAVASHTNNYANGSANGLGSELQTSTIGLQLEIPLYQGGAVSSRVRQAVLNQQKAQDDIQIARRSAELETQRAYLNLSSSIAQVKAYEQALLSSQSQVDSTKLGYEVGVRTSVDVLNAQQQLFSAKRDLLQSRYSYLVNIIRLKAISGVVAEPDLADINQQLVIVGAR; encoded by the coding sequence ATGCTTAAGATATCTCAAACCTTAATCAAGCTCGCCGTGCTGTTGCTTGCATTTGCTCCTTATGCACATGCTGACGACAAAGCATATTCCTTGATTGAGGTTTATCAGCAAGCCTTGGAAAATGATCCTACATTGGCTTCTGCATTAAGTGCTAATCAGGCCGCACAAGAGGCGATAGAGCAGGCCAAAGCCTTATATCGCCCTACGCTTACTTTAAATGCGGGTGCCAATGCCACCCAAACCGATATTCGGTTCTTAACAGGGTTTAATCCATTTAGGGCAGAAGGCCGCTCAAATTTTGAGGGCTACAACTACGGTGTGCAGGCACGTCAGCCGATTTACCGTAAAGATAGCTTAGTGCAAATCGACCAAAGCAAAGTGCAAGTCAGCCAAGCCGATAAGCAGCTGAATTTGAGTAAGCAAGACTTGATGCTACGCGTGACGCAGGCGTATTTTGATGTGCTGTTGGCACAAGACAAAATAGAGTTAATCGTTGCGCAGAAAGCTGCGATTTTAAGCCAGTTAGAGCAGGCTAAAGCTAACTTTGAGGTCGGTACAGCCACGATTACAGATGTCAATGAGGCACAAGCGCGTTTTGATTTAGTGTTCGCGCAGGAAATAGCCGCGATTAACGAGCACCAAATCGCTAAGCATGCTGTGCAGGCGATTACAGGAAAAATACCGCAAAAGCTTGCCACGGTGAAGGCGAACATGGCCACCACTAGCCTAGCGCAGGGGTTAGATAAATGGCTAGAAGTAGCCACGCAAAATAACCTGAATATTCAGATTCAGCAGGATGCGCTTGCCATTTCCACCCAAGAGGTCGAGCGCTTAAGAGCAGGGCATTTACCTACATTAGATGCAGTTGCAAGCCATACCAATAATTATGCCAATGGTAGCGCCAATGGTCTTGGTAGTGAGCTGCAAACTTCTACGATTGGTTTACAGTTGGAAATTCCGTTGTATCAAGGTGGTGCTGTCAGTTCGCGTGTGCGCCAAGCGGTGCTTAATCAGCAAAAAGCACAGGATGATATACAAATCGCACGCCGCAGTGCCGAGCTAGAAACGCAACGTGCTTATCTCAATTTAAGCTCCAGCATTGCGCAGGTCAAAGCCTACGAGCAAGCGTTGCTTTCTAGCCAAAGCCAAGTAGATTCTACCAAGTTAGGCTATGAGGTCGGCGTGCGTACCAGTGTTGATGTGCTCAATGCGCAACAGCAGCTATTTAGTGCTAAACGTGATCTATTACAGTCACGCTATAGTTATTTAGTCAATATCATCCGCCTTAAAGCCATTTCCGGTGTTGTAGCAGAGCCTGATCTAGCGGATATTAATCAACAATTAGTGATCGTAGGGGCGCGCTAA
- a CDS encoding bestrophin family protein, translating into MIQYNPKDWIIFIFRFHESDTFRRLIPMMIFIGLYAGGIAYLELEFWQLSEKSHVKNIPLMHTTVGFVLSLLLAYRTNTAYERWWEGRKTWGALVNNSRNLALKLSAYLSEESDRNFFRKAIPTYASVLSKHLSNEEVSQMLFEGLDLKINHHNHAPNQVAKILFQKANELYTSGKITGDQFYIINDELQSFTGICGVCERIKNTPIPYSYSAFIKKFIFFYVMTLPFGYVFSLGYYVIPVVVFIFYVLASLELIAEEIEDPFGGDDNDLPTKKMAANIKKHVEELL; encoded by the coding sequence ATGATTCAATACAACCCAAAAGACTGGATTATCTTTATCTTCCGTTTTCACGAATCGGATACTTTTCGACGCTTGATTCCCATGATGATATTCATTGGACTATACGCCGGTGGCATAGCCTACTTGGAATTAGAGTTTTGGCAACTCTCCGAAAAAAGTCATGTGAAGAATATTCCGTTAATGCACACCACAGTCGGTTTTGTACTGTCATTATTACTGGCTTACAGAACCAACACCGCCTACGAGCGCTGGTGGGAAGGCAGAAAAACATGGGGCGCTTTGGTCAACAACAGCCGCAATCTGGCACTTAAACTTTCCGCTTATTTATCCGAAGAAAGTGACCGCAACTTCTTTAGAAAAGCCATCCCGACCTATGCCTCGGTGCTATCTAAACACTTATCCAACGAAGAAGTCAGCCAAATGCTGTTTGAAGGCTTAGATTTAAAAATCAACCACCACAATCACGCACCTAACCAAGTGGCTAAAATTTTGTTTCAAAAAGCCAATGAGCTATATACATCTGGCAAAATCACAGGCGACCAGTTCTATATCATCAACGACGAACTACAGTCGTTTACAGGCATTTGCGGCGTATGCGAACGGATTAAAAACACCCCCATCCCCTACTCTTACAGTGCATTTATTAAGAAATTTATCTTCTTTTATGTCATGACACTACCGTTTGGCTATGTGTTTAGCTTGGGCTACTACGTGATTCCTGTGGTAGTGTTTATTTTCTATGTGTTAGCCAGCTTAGAACTGATTGCCGAAGAGATTGAAGACCCATTTGGCGGCGATGATAACGACTTACCCACTAAAAAGATGGCTGCGAATATTAAAAAGCATGTGGAAGAGTTGCTTTAA
- the waaA gene encoding lipid IV(A) 3-deoxy-D-manno-octulosonic acid transferase, which yields MTRNLYTCLLTLLLPLTPLKLLWRGRKQAEYLAHWRERYGFYSTPVQTPVIWLHCVSVGETRAAEPLVKALLSQYPQHQLLLTHTTPTGRATSEQLFGDKVSRVYLPYDVPFAVARFLKHFKPTIGVLMETELWFNLIAGCKQRNIPLVLANARLSEKSAIGYRKLGKVLTEGLQNLSKIGAQTDADATRLKQLGATEISITGNIKFDVAPHEHAHELGKKLRKQLGAARPVFLAASTRDGEEALIIEAVSKANIPNLLTIIVPRHPQRFDEVAELLRKSNLPFIRRTSLTHETADLNNVNYLVGDSMGEMFTYYASCDVAFIGGSLLPFGGQNLIEACSMGKPVLVGPHTFNFEEAAQMAVIAGATYRVQNVENLSTTLQQLFANDEQRQAMSDASLQFSERNRGATEKTLNLLRPYI from the coding sequence ATGACGCGTAATCTTTATACATGCTTGCTAACTCTACTGCTGCCATTAACGCCACTTAAGCTGCTTTGGCGTGGCAGAAAGCAAGCTGAATACTTAGCACATTGGCGTGAACGTTATGGCTTTTATAGCACCCCAGTACAAACACCTGTGATTTGGCTGCATTGTGTTTCCGTAGGCGAAACCCGTGCCGCAGAGCCTTTAGTCAAAGCGTTATTAAGCCAATATCCACAGCATCAACTCTTACTGACACACACTACGCCAACTGGTCGCGCTACTAGTGAGCAATTGTTTGGAGACAAAGTAAGCAGAGTATATTTACCTTACGATGTGCCATTTGCCGTTGCCCGTTTCTTAAAACATTTTAAGCCTACGATTGGCGTATTAATGGAAACCGAGCTTTGGTTTAACTTAATTGCCGGCTGTAAGCAACGCAATATCCCATTAGTACTTGCCAACGCAAGGCTCTCAGAAAAGTCTGCCATAGGCTACCGCAAGTTGGGCAAAGTGCTCACAGAAGGCTTGCAAAACTTAAGTAAGATTGGCGCACAAACTGACGCAGATGCTACGCGCTTGAAGCAGCTAGGCGCAACTGAGATCAGCATTACCGGCAATATCAAGTTTGATGTTGCACCGCATGAGCATGCGCACGAGTTAGGTAAAAAGCTACGCAAACAATTAGGCGCTGCACGCCCTGTGTTTTTAGCCGCCAGCACGCGCGATGGTGAAGAGGCCTTAATAATTGAAGCCGTCAGCAAAGCCAATATCCCCAACTTGCTTACCATCATTGTACCTAGGCACCCGCAGCGCTTTGATGAAGTGGCAGAGCTCTTAAGAAAGTCTAATCTGCCATTTATACGGCGCACCAGCCTTACCCATGAAACGGCTGACTTAAATAATGTGAATTATCTAGTTGGCGACTCTATGGGGGAAATGTTCACCTATTACGCAAGTTGTGATGTAGCCTTTATCGGCGGCAGCTTACTGCCATTTGGCGGACAAAACCTGATTGAAGCATGTAGCATGGGAAAACCTGTATTAGTAGGACCACATACCTTTAACTTTGAAGAAGCCGCGCAAATGGCAGTGATTGCAGGGGCGACCTACCGCGTGCAAAATGTAGAGAACTTGAGCACAACATTACAGCAGCTATTTGCTAACGATGAACAAAGGCAGGCCATGAGTGATGCAAGCCTACAATTTAGTGAGCGTAACCGTGGTGCTACGGAAAAAACGTTAAACCTACTTAGGCCGTATATTTAA